In Mytilus trossulus isolate FHL-02 chromosome 14, PNRI_Mtr1.1.1.hap1, whole genome shotgun sequence, a genomic segment contains:
- the LOC134697369 gene encoding D(2) dopamine receptor-like: protein MSHNSTAIPVSDIFDWQRDTIPDFVTLSLYIIIGLVGNTIVILVYKFHITKASEERYFIPVLALADLIACVVSSSLGIVWNYHQENFTNVALCKIVYYFMGNTTYMSIFLLLCIAVQRYLKICRKRTLSLRCRRIMIFICLLCAVCFTIPLCLTYGIVHFKNNGHVITSHCSKLKYGNKIFGALYGIVVSSFIFLVYLSFIFLYGKIGYAIYHHFKTHQFKHTQTHYPKDSTPTTSKPSKSEESYEDRSQSENSEMGNNLTFQTFGDTNKVHVRKSSLHDMISDKNLKTKGLQNIAFPDVDLVRFQKIKNKSMTVDFRTVDNGVMTDDQSIDSLQITCPMSDVSSDSLSTTKTYSTTISKPSKKKHRKRKRSRRLMNKFSFMFMIVTTVFLICFIPVSTILTLEGFYPDFWEKLSSSQVNIVIWLYRTFIINNISNPLIYAFMDIEFRNAAKKLFKRCCGTM, encoded by the coding sequence ATGTCACATAATTCGACAGCCATTCCGGTCTCAGATATCTTCGACTGGCAAAGAGATACGATCCCAGATTTTGTGACGCTGTCGCTGTACATTATAATAGGTCTAGTTGGAAACACTATAGTTATTCTAGTTTACAAATTTCATATAACCAAGGCATCCGAAGAGAGATATTTCATACCAGTACTAGCACTAGCAGACCTTATAGCATGCGTTGTAAGCTCCTCGCTTGGAATAGTTTGGAACTACCACCAAGAAAACTTTACAAATGTAGCGCTATGTAAGATAGTGTACTATTTCATGGGAAATACAACCTATATGTCTATTTTCTTATTGCTTTGCATTGCAGTTCAAAGATACTTGAAAATATGTCGGAAGCGTACTTTGAGTTTACGATGTAGGCGCATTatgatttttatatgtttactgtGTGCAGTATGCTTTACTATACCGCTCTGTTTAACATACGGAATTGTACATTTCAAGAACAATGGACATGTGATAACATCGCACTGTAGTAAGTTAAAATACGGTAACAAAATATTTGGCGCCCTTTACGGCATTGTTGTGTCTTCGTTTATTTTCCTTGTGTAtttatctttcatatttttatatgggAAGATTGGATATGCGATTTACCATCACTTTAAAACACATCAGTTCAAGCATACACAAACACATTATCCAAAAGATTCAACGCCAACAACTTCCAAACCGAGCAAAAGTGAAGAATCCTATGAGGATCGTTCACAATCGGAAAACAGTGAGATGGGTAACAATCTTACGTTCCAAACATTTGGGGATACTAACAAAGTCCATGTCAGAAAATCGTCGTTACACGACATGATATCCGACAAAAATCTGAAGACGAAAGGTTTACAGAACATTGCGTTCCCTGATGTAGACCTGGTCAGATttcaaaagattaaaaataaatcgaTGACGGTAGACTTCCGAACAGTTGATAATGGAGTTATGACAGACGACCAATCTATTGACTCGCTTCAAATCACGTGCCCAATGTCAGACGTATCTTCAGACTCTCTTTCAACTACAAAAACCTATTCAACAACTATATCAAAACCATCAAAGAAGAAACACCGCAAACGGAAGCGGAGCAGACGTCTAATGAACAAATTCTCTTTCATGTTTATGATAGTTACAACAGTATTTCTTATATGCTTCATTCCTGTTTCAACTATTTTAACCTTGGAAGGATTCTATCCAGACTTCTGGGAAAAACTATCAAGTTCACAGGTCAATATAGTGATTTGGTTGTATCGAACATTCATCATAAACAATATATCAAACCCGCTGATTTATGCTTTTATGGATATTGAATTTCGTAATGCAGCAAAAAAGCTTTTTAAACGATGCTGCGGCACGATGTGA
- the LOC134697370 gene encoding uncharacterized protein LOC134697370 has protein sequence MNTSIMEAIESVTEEMQLNATNNLEDWPKVVETYLIGNSVFLAVCMVIGVIGNAIVVAVYKLEMKDTSTERYFIPVLAGADILATIVGCITCTIWNSLQSSFTSNNLCKAILFSIASSASFCLFLFLCIAFQRYLLICRKYQLNLLQRRIMIGISAILGIGMAIPFTLTYGINEFSVEGRSGGQRCGRLKRDDVYPIAVAHSIVFGVIMQMTCTCLVIFYGKIGCTIFGHFNSQSQKKKLQMKESSREYTGRLSDKKSNDRTEDIPAMKCEIRINSISQDVNFPSTDHHNDEALQRNNKSDTQNIKQELPSVESTVSKKEPSTQSGRKDTRNKRNRRFKTKFSLMFVVVTSVSIVCYLPVGAIVMLEGFIPEFWDNLTQMELIIVVWFYRSYIINSIANPIIYAFLDIEFYNGLKRLYQRCFRK, from the coding sequence ATGAACACCTCCATCATGGAAGCTATTGAAAGTGTCACAGAAGAAATGCAGCTTAATGCAACAAACAACCTTGAAGACTGGCCAAAGGTTGTTGAGACGTACCTGATTGGTAACAGCGTGTTTCTAGCCGTCTGTATGGTGATAGGAGTAATAGGGAATGCTATTGTCGTGGCTGTGTATAAATTGGAAATGAAAGACACGTCTACAGAACGATACTTTATTCCAGTTCTAGCTGGGGCAGATATTTTGGCTACGATCGTTGGTTGTATAACTTGTACAATATGGAATTCCCTACAATCCAGTTTTACAAGTAATAACCTTTGTAAAGCCATCTTGTTTTCAATCGCAAGCAGCGCATCATTCTGTTTATTCCTTTTCCTGTGTATTGCCTTCCAACGATATTTATTGATATGTCGCAAGTATCAGCTGAACTTGTTGCAGCGCCGAATCATGATTGGTATTTCTGCAATCCTAGGGATAGGTATGGCAATACCATTCACATTGACGTACGGTATCAATGAGTTTTCTGTTGAAGGGAGATCAGGAGGTCAACGATGTGGCAGACTCAAACGAGACGATGTTTACCCTATTGCGGTTGCCCACTCCATTGTGTTCGGAGTTATTATGCAAATGACTTGCACATGTTTAGTCATCTTCTATGGCAAAATCGGTTGCACTATATTCGGGCATTTTAATTCTCAGTCACAAAAGAAGAAATTGCAAATGAAAGAATCGTCTAGAGAATATACGGGAAGATTATCCGATAAGAAATCAAATGACCGAACAGAAGATATCCCAGCAATGAAATGCGAGATCAGGATTAACTCAATCAGCCAAGACGTCAACTTTCCATCAACAGATCATCATAATGATGAAGCATTGCAGAGGAACAACAAATCTGATACACAGAACATAAAGCAAGAGTTACCATCAGTGGAGTCTACAGTTTCCAAAAAGGAACCTTCAACACAAAGTGGCAGAAAAGATACCCGTAACAAAAGAAACAGGAGGTTTAAGACCAAGTTTTCGTTGATGTTTGTAGTAGTAACCAGTGTATCCATAGTTTGTTATTTGCCAGTTGGGGCAATCGTGATGTTAGAAGGGTTTATTCCGGAGTTCTGGGATAATCTTACTCAGATGGAACTCATTATTGTGGTATGGTTCTATCGGTCGTATATTATCAACAGCATCGCTAATCCAATCATCTACGCTTTTCTTGATATCGAGTTTTACAATGGACTAAAAAGGCTTTATCAAAGATGCTTCCGaaaatga